Proteins from a single region of Segatella copri:
- a CDS encoding sensor histidine kinase, giving the protein MKIRTALTLKYTCITATIFLLCMVLIYLVSEHTRDQTFFRNLKSEGITKANLFLAGQVDAKTMQSVYLNNRKFINEVEVAVYTTDFHMLYHDAIHNDIVKETEGMIKEIIQKKEIEFHIGKYQGIGMVFQYKGKDYIVTAAAYDGYGYDNLVGLQETLICLFIIGLSLLFIAGYVLAKLSLKPIRNIVNEAETITASHIDRRIPVKNEKDELGELTIAFNELLKRLEISFNSQKQFVSNVSHELRTPLAALTAEIDVSLQKERTNEQYQLAMQNMQQDAKRMTRLIDGLLNLAKADYGKEEISMREVRLDELLLDARELILRAHPEYSIDLLFCNEEEDDDSLITVLGNPYLLNIAFSNLIENNCKYSENHSSIVQISFRDKWSIVRMTDNGFGMSAKDKENLFTLFYRGGGDEKKKVEGYGIGMTLAHKIIHLHDGNIAVHSEQGKGTLFIVEIPHI; this is encoded by the coding sequence ATGAAGATCAGAACAGCCCTTACCCTTAAATACACCTGCATTACGGCAACCATATTTCTGCTTTGCATGGTGCTCATTTACCTGGTCAGCGAACATACCCGCGACCAGACTTTCTTCAGAAACCTGAAAAGCGAAGGCATTACCAAGGCCAATCTCTTCCTGGCCGGACAGGTAGATGCCAAGACCATGCAGTCGGTTTATCTGAACAATAGGAAGTTTATCAACGAGGTAGAGGTTGCCGTCTATACTACCGATTTCCACATGCTCTACCACGACGCCATCCACAACGACATCGTGAAGGAAACCGAAGGGATGATCAAGGAAATTATTCAGAAAAAAGAGATTGAATTCCACATCGGAAAATACCAGGGCATCGGAATGGTTTTCCAATACAAGGGAAAGGATTATATTGTTACAGCTGCCGCTTATGATGGCTACGGCTACGACAACCTGGTGGGACTGCAGGAAACCCTCATCTGCCTCTTCATCATCGGATTGTCGCTGCTCTTTATCGCCGGCTATGTTCTGGCAAAACTCTCCCTCAAACCGATAAGAAACATCGTGAACGAGGCTGAAACTATTACAGCCTCCCACATCGACCGCCGCATCCCCGTGAAGAACGAAAAAGATGAGTTGGGCGAACTGACCATCGCCTTCAATGAACTGCTCAAGCGACTGGAGATTTCATTCAATTCACAGAAGCAGTTTGTGAGCAACGTGTCTCACGAACTGCGTACTCCTCTGGCTGCCCTAACAGCCGAAATCGATGTTTCGCTGCAGAAAGAGCGAACCAACGAGCAGTACCAGCTCGCCATGCAGAACATGCAGCAGGACGCCAAGCGAATGACCCGACTGATAGACGGTTTGCTGAACCTGGCAAAGGCGGATTACGGCAAGGAAGAAATCAGCATGCGAGAGGTTCGCCTGGATGAACTTTTATTAGATGCAAGAGAACTCATCCTGCGGGCGCATCCGGAATACAGCATCGACCTACTCTTCTGCAACGAGGAAGAAGACGATGACAGTCTGATTACCGTCCTCGGCAATCCTTATCTGCTGAACATCGCCTTCTCGAATCTGATAGAGAACAACTGCAAGTATTCGGAGAACCATTCGTCTATCGTTCAGATTTCATTCAGAGACAAATGGAGCATCGTCCGCATGACTGATAACGGTTTTGGAATGTCGGCAAAGGATAAGGAGAATCTCTTCACCTTATTTTATAGAGGAGGCGGAGATGAGAAGAAGAAAGTAGAAGGCTACGGCATCGGAATGACACTGGCCCATAAGATTATCCATCTGCATGATGGCAACATCGCCGTGCATTCGGAGCAGGGCAAGGGAACCCTCTTCATTGTGGAGATTCCACATATCTAG
- a CDS encoding response regulator transcription factor yields the protein MIKILVIEDEKRVADLLKIGLEENGYQVLVAYDGEMGWRLFQSNDFQLIISDIILPKLNGFELCQKIRKADEEIPILMLTALGTADDKLEGFDVGADDYMVKPFDFRELLARVRVLLKRRAVAKVDAVKEISYADLCINLERQEVTRNGEPVKLSPKEYNLLVYLVENAEKVVSRVEIAEKVWNTHFDTGTNFIDVYINYLRKKMDKNFEVKLIHTKPGVGFILTDKM from the coding sequence ATGATTAAGATTTTAGTGATAGAAGACGAAAAGCGAGTGGCTGATTTATTGAAAATCGGTCTGGAAGAGAACGGCTATCAGGTTCTGGTGGCTTACGATGGTGAGATGGGATGGAGACTGTTTCAATCGAATGATTTCCAACTGATTATCTCAGACATCATCCTGCCGAAGCTCAATGGTTTCGAACTCTGCCAGAAAATCAGAAAGGCAGATGAAGAAATCCCTATTCTGATGCTCACGGCTCTGGGAACCGCCGATGATAAGCTGGAAGGCTTCGATGTGGGAGCCGACGACTACATGGTGAAGCCATTCGATTTCAGAGAACTGCTGGCGAGAGTGAGAGTATTGCTGAAAAGAAGAGCCGTGGCTAAGGTTGATGCGGTAAAGGAGATTTCATACGCCGACCTGTGCATCAATCTTGAAAGACAGGAAGTAACACGAAACGGCGAACCTGTCAAGCTTTCGCCTAAGGAATACAACCTGCTGGTTTATCTGGTGGAGAATGCAGAAAAGGTAGTGAGCCGAGTGGAAATAGCTGAAAAGGTTTGGAACACCCATTTTGATACGGGCACCAATTTCATCGATGTCTATATCAACTATCTGAGAAAGAAAATGGATAAGAACTTCGAGGTGAAACTGATTCATACCAAACCGGGAGTTGGTTTTATCTTGACGGACAAGATGTAA